TCATAGCAACACTCCATGGCAGAATTCAGTGGACACATCCACAATTATTCTAGGAAAAGACAGCCAGCCTTCTGGCCTTTCCTGAAACTTACCAGAGATGCTCCCACTTTGCACCTGCTGCCCCCTCTGGCTATAACACTCTCCCCTGATGGCCTCATGTCTCCCTCTGGCATTTGCACAACTCTCTGTTCATAAGCTGCCTTCTTGGTGGTGCTCTTACTCATGCTCCCAGGTAGAAACTGCAACACCattccctgcccccttcctccacCCTAGTACTCCTTATgccctttctgttttcttttttctccaggaCCCTGATCTCCCTCTAACATCCACAGAATgtacttgcttatttattttgtttattgtccaGTAGTGCATAAACCTCCTAGAGAGAACTTTCTGTCTGATTTGTTCACTCACAGAGCATCTTAACACCTAGAGCAGCGCATGGCAAGTGTTGGAGACTCAGTGAATAGTCGTTGAGTGGATGAAATTAAATCAATGGGCAGATACATAAACAGCAGAATTCCAAGTTCTCCTTTTCAACCTCCTGCAGGTGTCATCACATCTGGGTATCAGTGTGCTTCCCCCCactcccagcaacctcagaagACAGGTGTGACACAGGACACCTTCCCACAAACATCGTGGCAGCATCTCAACTGGCCAGACACGTGCTGTTTACCTGGCAGTGGTTCAGGCAGAGGCTGAGCTGAGGGCAGGCGATGTCCAGCTTGGAGCAAGAAGCCTGCTTTTCTGGGTAGAAAAAGGAGTAAGCGGTGTGGGCAgaggggaagcagggagaagaACGCTTCAGAGGATGACCTCCCACCACCCTTCACCTGGTTTCACAAACAGAAGAGCTGCCTACTTGAGTGGATTTCAGGGGAGCAAGAAGATTGCCTGCAAGtctctcccctctgctctctccacCAACAGTTTTGAGATTATTGGACCCcagtttgagtcccagctctctCTTTTCCTAACTTTGTGACCTGGAGCCAGAAATGTCCCAGAGCCCCGTGTCTTCAGGTGCCACACGAGATCCATGCTGCCCATGTCGTGGGGTTGCTGTGGAAGCAGTGGAGGCAACAGACATATATTCCTTCTCCCTGCACAAAGTCCTTTGTTGTAATAATTACAATAGTTAATACTTACTTAGcctcttctatgtgccaggcatataGCATTTGATGTAcattaactcatctaattctcacAGTAAtcctaaaagaaaaggagaggaattgtttttttttttaaacaatctcaAATGTTTATTGTCttcataacaaaacaaaatatgaagCTCAGAACTGGATCACTTGGCCCTTTCTCTTCTTATCTCCTCCCAGCTCAAAATGCTTGCATCTCTTAATAGCCAGCATTCTCTTAGATCTGCAGGTCGGCTCAACACATTCAAGCCTCAGCACAATCTTCTTTGTAGTTTTAGCCTTTTTCCGGAAAATCGGCTTAGTCTGCCCACCAGAGCCACTCTGCTTCCTGTCATACCGCCGCGTTCCCTGGGCGTACAGAGAACCCTTGCCCTTCTTATGCTGTGTCACTGTGTGGGGTTGGTGCTTGCCACACTTCTTACAGAAAGTCCGGCGGGTTTCAGGAACGTTCACCATCTTTGCGAGAGCGCTACCGGCACGGAAAGCGAGAGGAATTGTTAATATTCCCTTAtgcgggcttccttggtggcgcagtggttgagagtccgcctgccgatgcaggggacgcggttttgtgccccggtccgggaggatcccacatgctgcggagcggctgggcccgtgagccatggccgctgagcctgcgtgtccggagcctgtgctccgcaacgggagagcccacaacagtgagaggcccgcgtaccacaaaaaaaaaaaaaaaaaaaaaaaaaaaaattcccttatgtaacagatgaggaaaccaagggaaACCAAGGCATTAAGAGagtaagtaatttgcctaaagtcacacaaggtagagacaggatttgaacccaggaatcCGGCTTCAGCCTCTGTGCACCATGCACTCTGCTGCTTTGTAAGCTGTAAACTATAGTGCACATGTGACGGCTTACACACCCACAGTCTCTTCCCTCACTCCCATACATTCACTCCCAGTGTCAACCGTGTAGCGCCAAGGCCCCCTCTACTCACTCATCCACACATATTCAAGCAATCtcccattcacacacacacacacacacacacaccctgtgccCCACTTCCAGGGTCAAGGAGAAGGGAGCTGGTTCAGTGCCCAGAAGCCCCAGGAGCAAGCCCAGCCAAGCGTCAAAGGGGCGCACAGCTGGGGATGAGCTGCAGAGGACGGGAGGGGCAGCCTTCCTGGCACCAAGACACCCTTTCCCTTGAGAAGGGCAGGAGCTCTCAATACCGAGCTGCCCCCGGACAGAAGGGCGTCGGGAGCGGGGGACTCACAAAACAAGCCACTGTGTGTGGACGGTCTACCCTCTCCTGAGACATTTCACATGTATGATTTCGTTTAGCCTCACGTCGACCCTACACCATCGGGGCTTCTCATCCCATTTTGCCGGCGagaaagcagaggctcagagaggtggagcgacttgctcaggacccacagcagCAGACGGCACACCGGGATTCCAGCTCAGGAGGCCCTCTGGTCCTGCCCCGCTGCCTGCCTCAGTCTGTCCGCCTGAGACCAGCGAACAGCAGACACCCCTCTCTGCTCCCCGCTCCTCTCTCATCTGCCTGTCTTTCTCTCCCAATGTCCTCCTCTCCTGGTCCTCCTCCCTCTGGGCCAGGTTGGAGGCCCCCAGacccaggagcccccaaggggCCTGTCCTCcttccacctcccacctccctgctCACGAGTGACTGAGATCTCTGATTACAAACCTTCCCGGCCCCTTCGGGGATCTTCAGAGAAATCACAAGGCGGGAGCATCACAGGGGCTGTATATGGATAGAGAACAGTGATCATAATACCATGGGACCCCCAGTCTTATGCCAGCTTCTAGTCCTcagtttttccttctgaaaaatgAGAAGCTTGAGTTCCACGCTGTCTAAGGCCCCTTCCTGCTCCGACGGGAGCTCCCATGGCCTGCTGGGCAGTCTTGAGCTCTAGCAGGTACTTTTCATGACACCTAAGCTTCACACACTTTCTCTCCCTCAATGCTTAGAGTGGAAGAGAgtgttttaaagatgaagaagtgGAAGGGGTGCTCAGGGAGGGGTCCTGATTTCTTCAACCACTCAGGCAAAAGCTGCACCTCCTTGCTTGGACGCCTGTGCAGCCAGGGATGGCGGCGTGACTTTGGGCAAAAACGTTTCTCTCTCAGATGTTCACTCCACACCTTTAAGATGCTCTCTTAAATCTGTAAAGTCTATTTCCATCTGGACAGAGGAATCAGGGACTCTTGCCAGGCCAGGCACCCCAAGTCTTacccccagggctgggggagagcCCAGGGCAAGAATGCTGATAAGGATGCGCTCCCCAGGCTTTGGGATCCAGCTCTCTCCCTAGGACGGCCCTGCAGCTCCAGCTGGCTGGGGAGGTCCCCTGACCTCTGAGAACAATGTCCCCGCAGTGTGTCCTGGAAGTGGGTCCTTCTCTAGAGCATTGAATCCAGCCTGGAGTGGGGATGCCTCTCTTTACCCCTGCTGAGCTTCAGCGATGCCTTTGTCTGGGGCTGTGGGAGGGAGAGCCCCGGGCGGACCTGGTTCCATCCGCCTCGACCTAGCCAGGGACTCCTGGGTCGGGAGCTGCAGTCACTCCAGCCCCCGCCCCGCGTGGGTCCCCCGGGGTTACCACTGGGCATGTGGCACTCCTGCGTGCAGTTCAGGTCCACCTCTAGCTCGGGGCACACGCCTGATTTCTCTGCTCCTGTGCCTGGGAGGCGGACGGGCAGTGAGGGACTCAGTCCCGCCCTCAGAGGATGCCCGCCTCCTGTCTGACGACCCCAGATCTCAATCTCCCGGGA
The DNA window shown above is from Kogia breviceps isolate mKogBre1 chromosome 14, mKogBre1 haplotype 1, whole genome shotgun sequence and carries:
- the LOC131741216 gene encoding large ribosomal subunit protein eL42-like, whose amino-acid sequence is MVNVPETRRTFCKKCGKHQPHTVTQHKKGKGSLYAQGTRRYDRKQSGSGGQTKPIFRKKAKTTKKIVLRLECVEPTCRSKRMLAIKRCKHFELGGDKKRKGQVIQF